The Homalodisca vitripennis isolate AUS2020 unplaced genomic scaffold, UT_GWSS_2.1 ScUCBcl_11248;HRSCAF=20453, whole genome shotgun sequence DNA segment caacattcattcaacatgagactcggggctctactaattaatttttatgtaaattttgattctgtaaatttttattctaattctcccagcagccagccatgaactcttcgacagaataaaacgcattcgacaccagtaggcgcttcagaagagctttaaactggtttaaattatccgattgtataagaccctcagggagccgattgagaattttgactccagcctgtgacggcaagcgtttgaaagccaccgtcctatgctgttctgcacggtaactctccctgcctctagtttcgtaagagtgaatgtcactaccccgaataagaacacatttcgatcgacaatacagggcaacctccaatatatagaggcagggcagagtcagcaatccgagctccctgaaagcatccctgcacgactctctgatgtttaattggaaaattattctgacagcttttttttgtagtctgaatactcttactagattgtatttggcacagctgccccaaagtcttaaaccatatgtcaggtatggataaatcaggccaaaataagccattcttaagactttttgtgaacaatagTTGGCAAGGTTACGCAGGGCGTAGATACCTGAAGTGACACGAGCACAGATTATAGTCCACATGATTGTTCCAGGTTAGAACTTTGtcgaggtacatccctaggaacttggtagagtCAGTATTCTCCAAGAGCTCATTCTCTACAAAAACTACCGGGTGGCATACATCTTCATTTTGACGGAGACAAAAGTTGATGACATTcgattttgtactgtttgttctTAAGTTGATCTCAGAAAAAATTTGAATGCAGTAATTGACAGCAATGAAGgattcaatttcaagattttctttcgaagttgattttatgcagagagtcgtatcatcggcatattgaattatctttccattttggatcgatgaatttattcgatttacatatagaagaaaaagaaccggCCCAAaaatagatccctgtgggactccatgaaCCAGTTTATTTCTCCTCGACATGacacccgagatctgcacacactggtatCTGTCCCTgagataagacgagatccatttatGAGGGAGACCCCGAATGCCACAAAGCTCTAACTGGTTCAtcagtgtttcatgatgcacgcagtcaaacgctttggaaaggtcgagaaaatacgctgagcacatgttctcgcctctccaacccatcgacaacattatccaGAAGGTTCGAaattgcatcgattgtggattttttttttacctgaatCCAAACTGAATTGGACTCAAAATCTCAAAACGCTCTAGAAATGCATTTAGCCGAATCAGGAAGGCAGCCTCAAAGACTTTACTGAATACCGGCAGGATTGAAATCGGCCGGTAGTTGCTCATTTGCCTGGAATCACCTTTCTTAAAGATCGGTGTTAATTTAGCAGTCTTTAAAATTGAAGGGAAATAGCCTtgaatgaaagaaaagtttattaatttggttagtgGTGTCAATATATGCTGAAACTTGAGCAACCACACTGAGACACCATTTATGTCGGTCGACTTTTTTGATTTCAATCTCTGTATGATTCGCGCCACCTCATCCTCGTCAACAGGGGCAACGACCATGGATGTCAGCGGTTCCGGATTTCGACCCGTACCGCAGCCGGACCTCCCACAAAACGAAGCAGAAGACACCGAAGAGAAATAGGCACTAAACTCATTCGCTATATGTTCCGGCTGTGTAaagattttatcttcattaacaaTTTCAGTAATGAGTCGGAGTCCAAGCGGAGCGGACGTATCGCGGCTAAGCTCTCTTATCAGTGTTCCCGTTCCGTAGCTATACTGCATGTGTGCTTACTTGTATAAGCTTGATTGCTAGTGCCGAATtgctatactttattttaatacttagttttgaaaactttcttcttttctttgttttgaaaatggCTTCATGTAAAGTTTGTTTGAGTGCTATTAAGAGAAGTCAGTTAAAACTCGTTTGTGCTGATTGTCAGTCGAGTTTTCACGCTAGGTGTGTGAACATGAGTCAGGCGGATGTAGATTGCTTGGAGGAGCTGAACTCAGTGTGGAGGTGTAACTCTTGCAACAACGAACGCAGGAAAAGCATGAGGTTGGAGACGAGTGTGCAGGATGGCAAACTTACACTTGAGGACGTGATGAAGGTGCTTAATGACATCCGAGAGGACCAAAAAGCAACCAAGCAAGACTTCAACACTTCTTATGAGGCTCTACATGTCAAACTTGAGGAAAACGCTCAGTCACTTCAAAGCGCTTTACAGAAAATAGAGGAGTTCTCGAAGAGAGTTGTCGATTTGGAGTTGGAGAATGGTAACTTAAAGAAAAAGGTTGATGAACTGGAAATCAGAGTGGATGACATGGAGCAGTACTCGCGGAGGAACTGTCTGGAGATCCAGGGAATTCccgaagaaaaaaatgaaaatgttctggATATTGTCAAGGACGTTGGTCGCGCACTGGGCATGGATGTCAGCGAGGAGATGATAGACACTTGCCACAGATTGGGCCAGAAAGACAGCGGTTATAGAGGACCACGAGGTATCATCGTGAAGTTCGTCCGTCGTCTGGACAGGGAGGCGCTCCTGCAGAAGAGACGTGAGAGGAAGAAGGACTTTTCCACTCGTCACCTTAGTCTTGACAGGCCGTCGGACGTTCCCGTGTACTTGAACGAGTCTCTGTCACCGATGAGGAGGAAGCTGCTGGCCAAGGCGAGGATGCTCAAGAGGGACCGCGGCTACAAGTACATCTGGCTGAGCAACGGCAACATCCTGCTGCGTAAGGAAGAAGGATCTgctgtaattcaaattaaaacccaGGCTGACCTTGATAAGTTGTagatttaagcattttttttcctttctcgaactgttttaatgtaaaactttataatgtaacaattttattaataagaaaaagtaaatttttagataatacacaatatacatttgacacagttttcctttttcttttagtttaaaatgcaGAATTTGAACCTAAATGAGAGTTATTTTACTGACAATGTAGGAGGGAAAAATAGTGTAAGTATTATTCAGCAAAATATTCGTAGTATGcgaaaaaattttgatgaatttataGCGGAAATTTCTTCTTGGAAAAAGTTAccagaaatcattattttaactgaaatttggatAGGTATAGATGAAtcagatttttatcaaatatctaaCTATGATTTAAGAGTACACTCAAATGAGAGCTACAGATCTGGTGGTGTTGctatatttttcaaaagcaatttttttaatagctttcattatgaaagaattaaatttcagtcagcagacattttgaaagttagattaagaatatatgatttagaatatgttttaattgcagtttacagattacatgaatatagtattacaaattttgtttacgaaTTAAGACGATATTTACTCAATTCTTGTAAAGAAACAGagtcaaaaaatcttttaaattattggtGGACATGACTTTAGATCTTATTAATAGTAGAATAACGATATTGATAGCTACAAAGCATTAATGGCCAGTTGCGGACTTGAGTCTCTTATACACTAAGTTACACGCGAAACAGACCAGACACGGACatgtatttgattttgtttttgccCGAGTAGAATGTAAAGACATGACTAGTGTAGAAGCTATAGTAATCAGGAGAACAGATCACCTCCGATCCACTAACATAGACGGCCTGTGAGGTTGAGTTGTGGTGGAGTAGTGTGCGAGGCAGTGAGCTTGGGACCAGTGCACTGTGACCCCGCCTTGACTATGACCGGCTGATACGGTCTGCGAGGTGACACTGACTGGGGCTCCTGTTTACAATCAGCAGGATGCTCCTGCTGCCTACTACTTGTTTGACGGTAAACCttttaacagtaatattaaacaatgtaaaaaagaaGGTAGCGGTTAGTTCGAAATTTACTAAACTCAAACCAAGgataaatgaatatatatgtaaaagaataaaaaaaaacgcaattggcttttatataaaaaaaaaaggaatagaCCGGTAAACGATccatttctaaaaattaatatattagaataccgaaacaaattaaaaacatatatagaaCTTGTTAAGCGCGAGTATTATAGTAAAAAGTTTGAAAGCAGCATTAAGGGTACTAGTAAATGCAAGCATGGAAACTATAGTTGGTGAGGTTACTGGCCCAGAAGGAGCGCAAGAACAAGCCTTTTttgtttaagtgtaaataatttgaagttaGTACTAAGCCAGAAGAAGTTGCTAATGGAgtttcaacaaatattatttatctgttagTAGATGAAGTTATAGATAGGCAACCAAAACCAGTCAGCTTTGAAAATAGTGcatataagaatgtatttaattattaatcaagAGAAATGTTCTATTATGTATAGG contains these protein-coding regions:
- the LOC124374924 gene encoding uncharacterized protein LOC124374924; the protein is MSQADVDCLEELNSVWRCNSCNNERRKSMRLETSVQDGKLTLEDVMKVLNDIREDQKATKQDFNTSYEALHVKLEENAQSLQSALQKIEEFSKRVVDLELENGNLKKKVDELEIRVDDMEQYSRRNCLEIQGIPEEKNENVLDIVKDVGRALGMDVSEEMIDTCHRLGQKDSGYRGPRGIIVKFVRRLDREALLQKRRERKKDFSTRHLSLDRPSDVPVYLNESLSPMRRKLLAKARMLKRDRGYKYIWLSNGNILLRKEEGSAVIQIKTQADLDKL